Genomic window (Megamonas funiformis):
ACCATAAAGAAACGAAAAGATATTATTGCATTATTACCTTCTCGCATTAAAGAAGATGCTAACAAAAATGATAATAATTCATCTGTGGATAAAATAAAGACAGAATTAAACACTCCATCATATAAATTACTCGATACAAGTGTTATTATTGATGGTAGAATTGCTGATATCTGCAAAACAGGTTTTATTGAAGGTACTTTATTAATCCCTGTTTTCGTATTGGAAGAATTACAATTCATCGCTGACTCTTCAGATTTACTCAAAAGAACACGCGGTAGACGCGGTCTGGATATCTTAAAACGCATTCAAACAGAATTTGATATGCTTGTAAAAATCGACCATCACGATTATGATGATGTTACAGGTGTTGATTCCAAATTAATCCGTTTAGGACAAGAAATCGGTGCTAAAATCATCACTAACGATTTTAATTTAAACAAAGTCGCTGATTTACAAGGCGTTCAAGTTCTCAATATTAACGAATTAGCTAATGCTATAAAACCAGTAGTTATTCCTGGTGAAACTATGGTAGTAACTGTAGTAAAAGATGGTAAAGAACAAGGGCAAGGTGTTGCTTATTTAGACGACGGTACAATGATTGTTGTTGAAGGTGGTCATAAACATCTCAATGAAACATTAGAAGTTGTTGTTACTTCTGTATTACAGACAGCAGCAGGACGCATGATTTTTGCCAAACCAAAATAAAAACTATGAAAAGACTATGGGGTTTATACTTCGTAGTCTTTTTTTAAGGAGGTATTCTTATGGTTTCTGTTATTTTTCCCGCAGCCGGTCAAGGAAAACGCATGGGACTTGGCTTCAACAAAATTTTCACTGAGCTTTCAGGTAAACCAATCTTAATTCAAACTCTACTCACTTTTTCTCGTTGTGATTGTGTTGATGAATTAATCATTGCTGTCGATATCAATGAGATGGAAATTATTCGCAAAGTCTTAAGTAAAATTCCTAAACTAAAACCTTACAAAATCGTAGCAGGTGGTTCTGAACGTCAATATTCTGTTTATAATGGCTTAATGGCAGTAGATCCTGCTTCTGATATCGTACTTGTTCATGATGCTGCTCGTCCTTTAATTTCTGAAACAGTAATCCAAAATGTAATCAATGAAGTCATGATATCTGGTTCAGCTGTTTGTGCCGTTCCTGTAAAAGATACTACAGCTGAAATCAATGAAATGGGCTTTATCGAACGAGTACCAGATAGAAACAAATTATGGGCAATTCAAACACCACAAGGTTTTAAAAAAGAAATTTTAATTGAAGCTCATAAAAAAGCTCAAGAAGATAATTTCTTAGGTACTGATGAAGCTAGCCTTGTTCGTCGCACTAGCCATGCAGTAAAACTCGTTATGGGAGATTATAATAATATCAAAGTTACAACTCCTACAGATTTAGTCATCGCAGAAATGTTATTCGGACAAAAAGTAAAAAATCACGCTAAAATAAAAATCTCTTCATTATTTAATGAAGTCTTCACTAAGGTCTCAAAATAAAAATAATAAATAGAATAGAAAAGAGGTTTAATTATGTCTAGAGTTGGTATAGGCTATGATGTGCATAAATTAGTAACTGACCGCAAGCTTATTTTAGGAGGCGTTGATATTCCTCACGAAAAAGGTCTACTTGGTCATTCTGATGCTGATGTATTACTTCATGCAATCTCTGATGCTCTACTTGGTGCTGCTGCTCTTGGTGATATCGGCAAACATTTTCCTGACACAGATGAAAGATTTAAAGGTATCTCTAGCTTAATATTGTTAAAACATGTAGGAGAACTTTTACAAGCTAAAAACTATAAAATCAACAATATCGATGCTACTATTGTTGCTCAACGACCAAAATTATTGCCATTCATTCCTACTATGCAAAAAAATGTGGCTGAAATTTTG
Coding sequences:
- a CDS encoding PIN/TRAM domain-containing protein, translating into MLLNRVLKFFITVFAVIIGATLLEFASPVLAYIISAEFLQINLDILDMTMMNALSILIGGIIGGSIGFISSSYCINKLRIFSIWVERQLSKMPTHDVVAGVLGLAIGLILANLLGVAFSRIPLIGPYIPIIFSIVFGYLGLYITIKKRKDIIALLPSRIKEDANKNDNNSSVDKIKTELNTPSYKLLDTSVIIDGRIADICKTGFIEGTLLIPVFVLEELQFIADSSDLLKRTRGRRGLDILKRIQTEFDMLVKIDHHDYDDVTGVDSKLIRLGQEIGAKIITNDFNLNKVADLQGVQVLNINELANAIKPVVIPGETMVVTVVKDGKEQGQGVAYLDDGTMIVVEGGHKHLNETLEVVVTSVLQTAAGRMIFAKPK
- the ispF gene encoding 2-C-methyl-D-erythritol 2,4-cyclodiphosphate synthase, producing MSRVGIGYDVHKLVTDRKLILGGVDIPHEKGLLGHSDADVLLHAISDALLGAAALGDIGKHFPDTDERFKGISSLILLKHVGELLQAKNYKINNIDATIVAQRPKLLPFIPTMQKNVAEILNLPIEDVNIKATTEERLGFTGSEEGISSYAMCSIDKLNL
- the ispD gene encoding 2-C-methyl-D-erythritol 4-phosphate cytidylyltransferase — its product is MVSVIFPAAGQGKRMGLGFNKIFTELSGKPILIQTLLTFSRCDCVDELIIAVDINEMEIIRKVLSKIPKLKPYKIVAGGSERQYSVYNGLMAVDPASDIVLVHDAARPLISETVIQNVINEVMISGSAVCAVPVKDTTAEINEMGFIERVPDRNKLWAIQTPQGFKKEILIEAHKKAQEDNFLGTDEASLVRRTSHAVKLVMGDYNNIKVTTPTDLVIAEMLFGQKVKNHAKIKISSLFNEVFTKVSK